A window from Hemicordylus capensis ecotype Gifberg chromosome 2, rHemCap1.1.pri, whole genome shotgun sequence encodes these proteins:
- the UTS2R gene encoding urotensin-2 receptor, with translation MEETFSSTMWIATVTNNSSPLRINPNISDNTTWDVLSTTNSMEDIIATCTIGTILSIMCIIGVSGNVYTLVVMCHYLRYSVSMYIYIINLALADLLYLLTIPFIVGTYFIQEWYFGDAGCRILFSLDFLTMHASIFTLMVMSTERYLAVLKPLDTVKRSKSYRKAIAIAIWLVSLLLTLPMLIMIQLVQLDKNICLPTWSKLSYKIYITILFCTSIVGPGIVIGYLYIRLARTYWVSQTTVLKQTKRLPNQKVLYLIFTIVLVFWACFLPFWIWQLLSQYYEPFPVSQKATRNINYLTTCLTYSNSCINPFLYTLLTKNYKEYLRKRQLSFNSSSGYFQRRNRFQRISGRSLSTSSQHYTETFVLSPIPGGSNCA, from the coding sequence ATGGAGGAGACATTCTCCTCAACCATGTGGATCGCCACAGTTACAAACAACAGCAGTCCACTCAGAATCAACCCCAACATTTCTGACAATACTACCTGGGATGTATTGTCTACGACCAACTCCATGGAAGACATCATTGCCACTTGCACCATCGGGACTATCCTCTCCATTATGTGCATTATTGGAGTGTCAGGCAATGTCTATACTTTGGTAGTGATGTGCCACTATCTGAGATACTCAGTCTCTATGTATATTTACATCATCAATCTTGCCTTAGCAGACCTACTCTACCTTCTCACCATCCCTTTCATCGTTGGCACATACTTCATCCAGGAATGGTACTTTGGGGATGCCGGATGCCGGATCCTTTTCAGTTTAGATTTCCTCACAATGCATGCTAGCATCTTTACCTTGATGGTGATGAGCACAGAGAGATACTTGGCAGTGCTGAAGCCCCTGGACACAGTGAAAAGATCCAAGAGTTATCGGAAAGCCATTGCCATTGCCATCTGGCTTGTATCTCTGCTTCTTACCCTTCCTATGCTTATCATGATCCAGCTGGTACAACTGGACAAGAACATCTGCCTTCCAACATGGAGTAAACTGTCCTACAAGATCTATATCACCATCCTCTTTTGCACTAGCATTGTGGGTCCAGGGATTGTTATTGGGTATCTTTATATTAGATTGGCAAGAACTTACTGGGTGTCCCAAACAACCGTTTTGAAGCAGACCAAGCGACTCCCCAACCAGAAAGTACTATATTTAATTTTCACAATAGTGCTGGTTTTTTGGGCCTGCTTCTTACCTTTCTGGATATGGCAGCTCCTCTCCCAGTATTATGAACCCTTCCCAGTGTCTCAGAAGGCCACAAGGAACATTAACTACCTGACCACCTGCCTGACTTATAGCAACAGTTGCATCAACCCTTTCCTCTACACTCTGCTGACCAAAAACTACAAAGAGTATTTGAGGAAAAGGCAACTTTCCTTTAACAGCAGCAGTGGCTACTTCCAGAGGAGGAATAGGTTCCAGAGGATTTCTGGGAGATCATTGTCCACAAGCAGCCAGCACTACACAGAAACTTTTGTGCTTTCTCCCATTCCAGGGGGAAGCAACTGTGCTTGA